From a region of the Helianthus annuus cultivar XRQ/B chromosome 5, HanXRQr2.0-SUNRISE, whole genome shotgun sequence genome:
- the LOC110940615 gene encoding GRAS family protein RAM1 → MEVLEDGPLLNFGLAIIIDSGCERRLKRKRRESFKSLDTNGVSEGKMFNLLETRELMLQKGNKRREATTSEDGKGLHLIHLLLVCATSFAENKLDSTIKNLKEMYENVSLYGDSVQRMAAYFADGLVARLLTRRSPFHEMIMKEPTAEEEFLAYIELYKVSPYYQFAHFTANQMIMEAFEREETYNNRTLHVVDLDVAYGFQWPSLMQSLSETGNHVSLRITGFGKTVEELEETEARLVGFAKTFRNLSFEFQGMLRSNCGVKSIRKRENETIAVNLVFYLNSLGNFKSISDLLKSVYMLNPSVIVLIEQEGSRSPRTFLSRFIEFLHYYAAMFDSLDDFLPLDSLQRLQIEKNHLGKEIKRLMEFDNDEGSSPHFERMETWKGRMEGHGFEGTSLSSKSIIQAKLLLKINSHSSPIQLGGENEGFTAFEREEGNAISLAWQDKCLITASAWQCARGR, encoded by the coding sequence ATGGAAGTGTTAGAAGACGGGCCTCTTTTGAATTTCGGGCTCGCAATCATCATCGATTCGGGTTGTGAgagaaggttgaaaagaaagaGAAGGGAGAGTTTTAAGTCGTTGGATACAAATGGAGTTTCTGAAGGAAAGATGTTTAATCTTTTAGAGACGAGAGAATTGATGTTGCAAAAAGGAAACAAAAGAAGAGAGGCGACCACCAGCGAAGATGGAAAAGGTCTTCATTTGATTCATTTATTGCTCGTTTGCGCAACCTCTTTTGCAGAGAACAAACTCGACTCAACCATCAAGAATCTAAAGGAAATGTATGAAAATGTATCTTTGTATGGTGACTCCGTGCAAAGGATGGCAGCTTATTTTGCCGACGGACTAGTAGCAAGGCTTCTCACTCGCCGATCACCCTTTCATGAGATGATAATGAAGGAACCCACAGCCGAAGAGGAGTTCTTAGCCTACATAGAACTCTACAAAGTATCTCCTTATTACCAGTTTGCTCATTTTACCGCGAACCAAATGATCATGGAAGCCTTCGAAAGGGAAGAAACATACAATAACCGGACATTGCATGTGGTAGACTTGGATGTAGCCTACGGTTTCCAGTGGCCTTCCCTAATGCAGTCACTTTCAGAGACGGGAAACCATGTGTCTCTTCGAATAACAGGGTTTGGGAAAACCGTAGAGGAACTCGAAGAGACAGAGGCAAGGTTAGTTGGTTTTGCCAAAACCTTTAGGAACCTAAGTTTTGAGTTCCAAGGAATGCTCAGGTCAAATTGTGGAGTGAAATCAATACGGAAGAGGGAGAATGAGACAATTGCTGTAAACTTAGTCTTTTATTTAAATTCCTTGGGCAACTTCAAAAGCATATCCGATTTGTTAAAATCGGTATACATGTTGAACCCGTCTGTGATAGTTTTGATTGAACAAGAAGGCAGCCGTAGCCCAAGAACATTCTTGTCAAGATTCATCGAGTTCTTGCATTACTACGCAGCAATGTTTGATTCACTAGATGACTTTCTTCCTCTTGACAGTCTACAAAGGCTACAAATTGAAAAGAACCATCTCGGCAAAGAGATAAAGCGGCTAATGGAATTTGATAATGACGAGGGCAGTTCACCACACTTCGAGAGGATGGAAACATGGAAAGGAAGGATGGAAGGTCATGGATTTGAAGGGACGAGTCTAAGTTCAAAGTCGATAATTCAAGCCAAGCTTCTGTTAAAAATCAATAGCCATTCCAGCCCAATCCAGCTTGGTGGTGAAAATGAAGGGTTTACCGCCTTTGAAAGAGAAGAGGGCAATGCCATTTCTCTGGCTTGGCAAGACAAATGTCTGATCACAGCATCTGCATGGCAATGTGCAAGAGGAAGATGA
- the LOC110938848 gene encoding GRAS family protein RAM1 — protein sequence MEGLEEESLLSFGLAIIIDSGRERKLKRKRRESFKSLDTNGVYEGKMFSLLETREMMLKRGNSRREAIAGEDGKGLHLIHLLLVSATSLEENKLDTTMENLIELYENVSLNGDSVQRVAAYFADGLVARLLTHRSPFHEMIMKEPTPEDELLAYIELYKVSPYYQFAHFTANQMIIEAFEREESDNNRALHVVDLDVGYGFQWPSLMQSLSDKATTGNRVSLRVTGFGKTLEELKEIEARLIGFAKTFRNLSFEFEGMLISNSGLKSIRKRKNETLVVNMVFYLNSLCACKRISDLLKSVYMLNPSMVVLIEQEGNRSSTTFLSRFIELLHYYAAMFDSLDDFLPLDSLQRLQIEKNHLGKEIKRLMDFDNDEGTSPHLETWKGRMESHGLEGMSLSSKSITQAKLLLKIKAPVQFGGENGGFTAFEREQGNAISLAWQDKCLITASAWQCAGGRRRR from the coding sequence ATGGAAGGTTTAGAAGAGGAGAGTCTTTTAAGTTTTGGGCTTGCAATCATCATCGATTCTGGTCGAGAGAGAAAGTTGAAAAGAAAGAGAAGGGAGAGTTTCAAGTCACTGGATACAAATGGAGTCTATGAAGGAAAAATGTTTAGCCTTTTAGAGACACGAGAAATGATGTTGAAAAGAGGAAACAGTAGAAGAGAAGCTATCGCGGGGGAAgatggaaaagggcttcatttgATCCATTTGTTGCTCGTGTCCGCTACGTCCCTTGAAGAAAACAAACTCGACACAACTATGGAGAATCTAATTGAATTGTATGAAAATGTATCTTTAAATGGTGACTCCGTGCAAAGGGTGGCGGCTTATTTTGCTGACGGGTTAGTGGCAAGGCTTCTCACACATCGATCACCCTTTCACGAGATGATAATGAAGGAACCAACACCCGAAGATGAGCTCTTGGCCTACATCGAACTCTACAAAGTTTCTCCATATTACCAGTTTGCTCATTTTACCGCCAACCAAATGATCATTGAAGCATTCGAAAGGGAAGAAAGTGATAATAATAGAGCATTGCACGTGGTTGACTTAGATGTAGGCTACGGTTTCCAGTGGCCTTCCCTGATGCAGTCGCTTTCAGACAAGGCAACTACTGGAAACCGTGTGTCTCTTCGAGTAACAGGGTTTGGTAAAACATTAGAGGAACTCAAAGAAATAGAGGCAAGGCTAATTGGTTTTGCCAAAACCTTTAGGAACCTAAGCTTTGAGTTCGAAGGAATGCTCATATCAAATTCTGGACTGAAATCAATACGGAAGAGAAAGAATGAGACGCTAGTCGTAAACATGGTGTTTTATTTAAATTCCTTGTGCGCCTGCAAACGTATATCCGATTTGTTAAAATCGGTATACATGTTGAACCCATCTATGGTAGTTTTGATTGAACAAGAAGGCAACCGTAGCTCAACAACATTCCTGTCGAGATTCATCGAGTTGTTGCATTACTACGCAGCCATGTTTGATTCACTAGATGACTTTCTTCCCCTAGATAGTCTACAAAGGCTACAGATTGAAAAAAATCATCTTGGTAAAGAGATAAAGCGACTAATGGACTTTGATAACGATGAGGGCACTTCACCGCACTTGGAAACATGGAAAGGAAGGATGGAAAGTCATGGACTTGAAGGGATGAGTCTAAGTTCAAAGTCGATTACTCAAGCAAAGCTCCTGTTGAAAATCAAAGCTCCTGTTCAGTTTGGTGGTGAAAATGGAGGGTTTACTGCGTTTGAAAGAGAACAAGGCAACGCCATTTCTCTGGCTTGGCAAGACAAATGTCTCATTACAGCATCTGCATGGCAATGCgcaggaggaagaagaagaaggtaa